From Ancylobacter pratisalsi, one genomic window encodes:
- a CDS encoding transposase, with the protein MMGERTVMQEALFYEFSLERHVPASHLVRAIDRFVDLSGIRAHLRPFYSDIGRPSIDPELMIRMLLVGYCFGIRSERRLCEEVHLNLAYRWFCRLGLEGNVPDHSTFSKNRHGRFRDSDLLRELFETTVWRCIAEGLVGGEGFAVDASLIKADANRQRSAEGTGSVDWDDLAQTRRSVREYLDTLDEAAWGAASEVKPKFVSKSDPAAQWTGALKGHAFFAYATNYLIDLDHAVIVDVEASRAIRQAEVGAARTMIERTQDRFDLWPARLAADSAYGSAENLAWLVHERGIEPHIPVFDKSERQDGTFSRSDFTYDRKADAYICPAGKQLRQRQRAYRTPRPLVDDDGMVRYRASKLDCDACALKDRCCPNTPARKIPRSIHEGARDMARDIATTDDYVTSRRQRKKVEMLFAHLKRILRLDRLRLRGPNGARDEFHLAAAAQNLRKLAKLLPSGPRTRTA; encoded by the coding sequence ATGATGGGCGAGCGGACAGTGATGCAGGAAGCGCTGTTCTACGAGTTCAGCCTTGAGCGGCATGTCCCGGCCAGCCACCTTGTGCGGGCCATCGACCGGTTCGTCGACCTGTCGGGCATCCGTGCACATCTCCGCCCATTTTATAGCGATATCGGCCGGCCCTCGATCGATCCGGAACTGATGATCCGGATGCTGCTCGTTGGCTATTGCTTTGGCATCCGATCTGAGCGGCGGTTGTGCGAGGAGGTTCACCTCAACCTCGCCTATCGCTGGTTCTGCCGGCTCGGGCTGGAAGGCAACGTGCCTGACCATTCCACCTTCTCGAAGAACCGCCATGGCCGCTTCCGCGATAGCGATCTCCTGAGGGAGCTGTTCGAGACGACCGTCTGGCGCTGCATCGCGGAAGGGCTCGTGGGCGGGGAAGGCTTCGCGGTCGATGCCAGCCTGATCAAGGCGGATGCCAACAGGCAACGCTCCGCCGAAGGTACGGGTTCAGTCGATTGGGACGACCTCGCCCAGACCCGCCGCTCGGTCCGGGAATATCTCGACACGCTCGATGAGGCCGCTTGGGGAGCGGCCAGCGAGGTGAAGCCGAAGTTCGTGTCGAAATCGGACCCGGCCGCACAGTGGACCGGCGCGCTGAAGGGGCATGCCTTCTTCGCCTACGCAACCAACTACCTGATCGATCTCGACCACGCCGTCATCGTCGATGTCGAGGCGAGCCGCGCCATCCGGCAGGCCGAAGTCGGGGCAGCGCGCACCATGATCGAGCGCACACAGGACCGCTTCGACCTCTGGCCCGCGCGCCTCGCTGCCGACAGCGCCTACGGCTCCGCGGAAAACCTCGCCTGGCTGGTCCACGAGCGCGGGATCGAGCCGCATATCCCCGTGTTCGACAAGTCCGAGCGCCAGGACGGCACCTTCAGCCGGTCCGACTTCACCTACGATCGCAAGGCGGACGCCTACATCTGCCCGGCAGGCAAGCAGTTGCGGCAGCGCCAAAGGGCCTATCGGACGCCCCGCCCGCTGGTGGATGATGACGGCATGGTGCGCTACCGCGCTAGCAAGCTGGATTGCGATGCTTGCGCACTAAAGGACCGCTGCTGCCCGAACACGCCCGCCCGCAAGATACCGCGCTCGATCCATGAAGGTGCACGCGACATGGCGCGGGACATCGCCACCACCGACGACTACGTCACCTCACGTCGACAGCGAAAGAAGGTGGAGATGCTGTTTGCCCATCTGAAGCGCATCCTGAGGCTGGATCGACTGCGACTGCGCGGCCCAAATGGCGCCAGAGACGAGTTCCACCTCGCCGCAGCCGCCCAAAACCTCCGGAAGCTCGCCAAGCTGCTCCCGAGCGGGCCGCGCACCAGGACCGCATGA
- a CDS encoding UvrD-helicase domain-containing protein yields MVDLTPAQKDVLIADGHQLVVGGPGSGKTTVSILKAAKIAREKLKPGQRILFLSFARATVSRVFEAIDEERSVTKEEKTRIEVDTYHSFFWRILKAHGYLVGFPRRMTILTPPNEAIALSAIRSAFKAPFKLSDEEKAQKAALEIAERMRLATEEGKICFDLFAERVAILLHGSAKVRDLVSTMYPFIILDEFQDTSAQQWRAVAAIGKSSTLIALADPEQRIFDFIGADPERLDHFREAFKPSEHDLAGDNHRSKGTDIALFGNHLLIGKFREEAYQGIDYEGFASNPNQAFASLVAQVLKARKRLIATGRRDWSLAILVPTKRMTRLVSDNLREPFGNVPPIAHTAAVDMEGPILAAEVIAFLLQQRSHIGCFDEFVSVLCSYFSGRGGQAPTKGDLAEAARFRSALGKWNDCLAKGKAVPANSVLQATFAVHEAATAVALSGQPDDDWTAVRAVLEAGACTRLGEVAKEARNVRLLERGTQLRQSLSQDWRNTGGYKNALAVTRQAFVQEHFANAHKPESGVVVMNMHKAKGKQFDEVIIFEGWPKRYKGEIVGNPDRIVGGNVRAGAMTQARQNFRVSVTRAKTRTTIMSPNDDVCVLLIPDK; encoded by the coding sequence ATGGTCGACCTGACTCCCGCGCAGAAGGATGTTCTGATCGCCGATGGGCACCAACTCGTTGTGGGTGGGCCTGGCTCCGGCAAGACCACTGTGTCCATCCTGAAGGCAGCGAAGATTGCCCGCGAGAAGCTCAAGCCGGGGCAGCGCATCCTGTTCCTGAGTTTTGCGCGCGCGACGGTCTCGCGCGTCTTCGAAGCGATCGACGAAGAGCGGTCCGTGACCAAAGAGGAGAAGACAAGGATCGAGGTCGATACCTATCACTCCTTCTTCTGGCGCATTCTCAAGGCGCACGGCTATCTGGTCGGGTTTCCGCGCCGCATGACAATTCTGACGCCGCCTAACGAGGCGATCGCGCTTTCAGCGATCCGCAGCGCCTTCAAGGCGCCGTTCAAGCTCTCGGACGAGGAGAAGGCGCAGAAGGCCGCGCTGGAGATTGCCGAGCGGATGCGACTGGCGACCGAGGAAGGCAAAATCTGCTTCGACCTGTTCGCGGAGCGCGTGGCCATCCTGTTGCACGGCTCCGCCAAGGTCCGCGATCTCGTATCGACCATGTACCCTTTCATCATCCTCGACGAGTTTCAGGATACCAGCGCCCAGCAGTGGCGCGCGGTCGCGGCAATCGGGAAGAGCAGCACGCTGATCGCGCTGGCCGACCCGGAACAGCGCATCTTTGATTTCATCGGCGCTGACCCGGAGCGTCTCGACCACTTCAGGGAGGCTTTCAAGCCTTCCGAGCATGATTTGGCCGGGGACAACCATCGCAGCAAGGGGACAGACATTGCCTTGTTCGGCAACCACCTCCTTATCGGCAAATTTCGGGAAGAAGCGTATCAGGGCATCGACTACGAGGGGTTTGCCTCGAATCCTAATCAGGCTTTCGCCTCGCTTGTCGCTCAGGTTCTGAAAGCGCGTAAGCGGCTAATCGCGACGGGCCGCCGGGACTGGTCGCTTGCGATTCTGGTGCCGACTAAGCGTATGACCAGGCTGGTATCCGACAATCTGCGCGAGCCCTTCGGCAACGTGCCTCCGATCGCGCACACGGCCGCCGTCGACATGGAAGGCCCGATCCTGGCGGCGGAGGTAATTGCCTTCCTTCTCCAGCAGCGAAGTCACATCGGTTGCTTTGACGAGTTCGTCAGCGTGCTTTGCAGCTACTTCAGCGGCCGAGGGGGTCAAGCGCCGACGAAGGGCGATCTGGCGGAAGCGGCACGGTTCCGCTCGGCGCTGGGCAAGTGGAATGACTGCCTTGCGAAGGGGAAGGCCGTTCCGGCGAACAGCGTCCTGCAAGCCACGTTCGCGGTCCACGAGGCTGCAACGGCTGTCGCGCTGTCTGGACAGCCTGACGACGACTGGACCGCCGTTCGAGCGGTGCTTGAGGCTGGGGCTTGCACTCGGCTCGGAGAGGTTGCGAAGGAGGCGCGCAACGTCAGGCTTCTCGAACGCGGAACGCAGCTCCGGCAAAGCCTATCGCAGGACTGGCGAAATACCGGCGGATACAAGAACGCGCTGGCTGTCACTCGCCAAGCGTTCGTGCAGGAGCATTTCGCGAACGCCCATAAGCCGGAGTCAGGGGTCGTCGTGATGAACATGCACAAGGCGAAGGGGAAGCAATTCGATGAGGTAATCATTTTCGAAGGGTGGCCGAAGCGCTACAAGGGCGAGATCGTCGGCAACCCGGATCGTATTGTGGGCGGCAATGTCCGCGCGGGCGCGATGACGCAAGCTCGCCAGAATTTCCGCGTGAGCGTAACGCGCGCGAAAACCCGCACGACGATCATGTCGCCTAACGACGATGTGTGCGTCCTGCTAATCCCCGATAAATAG
- a CDS encoding cyclic GMP-AMP synthase DncV-like nucleotidyltransferase encodes MFDCAKDVRAYHDQDVTLPKSEQDAMRDRRNSNRTRLRNGLDKAGKPKPIEFVKQGSYAMKTMCRDPDNDYDIDDGVYFHKKDLVGDREAEMTSLQARWMVRDAVDDGKFKYAPEVRSNCVRVFYEKGYHVDLPVYRRVVTDTVFGEEVHYELAASSGWKRSDARDVSDWYEDQRAASANGIQLRRINRDLKKYARSRYSWRGSILSGFGISVLTTEKFCAKDREDRALYDAMVAIRDRLNWNLVVAHPVTPGDTITSGADDAKARYFRAKLTEAIDTLEPLFQADCTREKALNCWDKVFATTFFSERLEEEQRASVSAPAIISSAGLLSATAAAADAVSSAGGGRHA; translated from the coding sequence ATGTTCGACTGCGCCAAAGATGTGCGTGCGTACCACGATCAGGATGTGACGCTGCCCAAGAGCGAGCAGGATGCAATGCGCGACCGGCGTAACTCCAACCGGACGCGGCTGCGGAACGGCCTGGATAAGGCCGGCAAGCCCAAGCCGATCGAGTTCGTCAAACAGGGCAGCTACGCCATGAAGACGATGTGCCGCGATCCCGACAACGACTATGACATCGACGACGGGGTCTACTTTCACAAGAAGGATCTGGTCGGCGATCGCGAGGCCGAGATGACGTCCCTGCAGGCGCGCTGGATGGTGCGCGACGCGGTCGACGACGGCAAGTTCAAGTATGCGCCTGAGGTGCGGTCCAACTGCGTGCGTGTCTTCTACGAGAAGGGTTACCACGTTGATCTGCCGGTCTACCGTCGCGTCGTCACCGACACCGTCTTCGGCGAAGAGGTGCATTACGAGCTGGCGGCGAGCAGCGGCTGGAAGCGGTCCGATGCCCGCGATGTGTCGGACTGGTACGAGGACCAGCGCGCCGCATCCGCCAACGGCATCCAGCTGCGCCGCATCAATCGCGACCTGAAGAAATACGCCCGCAGCCGCTACAGCTGGCGCGGCTCGATCCTCAGCGGCTTTGGCATCTCGGTTCTGACGACCGAGAAGTTTTGCGCGAAAGATCGCGAGGATCGCGCGCTCTACGACGCCATGGTTGCCATCCGTGATCGGCTGAACTGGAACCTCGTCGTCGCCCACCCGGTGACCCCGGGCGACACCATCACCAGTGGGGCCGACGACGCCAAGGCGCGCTACTTCCGTGCGAAGTTGACAGAGGCGATCGACACGCTTGAGCCGCTCTTCCAAGCCGACTGCACGCGCGAGAAAGCGCTCAACTGTTGGGACAAGGTGTTCGCGACCACCTTCTTCAGCGAGCGGTTGGAGGAAGAGCAGCGCGCATCCGTGTCCGCCCCCGCCATCATCAGCTCGGCCGGCCTGCTCAGCGCGACGGCTGCGGCGGCCGACGCGGTCAGCAGTGCCGGCGGCGGCCGTCATGCCTGA
- a CDS encoding ThiF family adenylyltransferase, which yields MPEDGLPLDWRRAALLLEKTLRERAGQAPERLDSATIASDYPSRDWIVAAWRISVVFSDGVTRQIDLVAGALFPTTPVRTALVDHPEPMTWPHVESDGILCLLPNMAEWDPDDPSEVAMDLLNRSVRLTEELLEGGTVERDFREEFVTYWGYRVHSQGENLFSLVAPQPPSRVVHVWRGKGLEVAGDDQDAIAKWVRNRFGDKTPVKTEAAAFLWLDAPLLPAEYPETATDLYRLAERLDGGAKMVLEEAAKGEPDEVLALLGAIGRGGAALIAVRAHNPKRRKGRPRAPDEPLSVGFRPGHTPQPLLLGRFFGAVPVVRTLVQRADADWVHGRGQDPRTRRLLGATVVVIGCGSVGAPVACALAQTGVGHLILVDPEALAWPNVGRHPLGAAAVGRNKAEALAERLQADFPHLKVEYRACSLHQLIARNKDQLAAADMIVAATGNWVAESALNRWHVRQGRGRPIVYGWTEAHACAGHAVAIGQGDGCLQCHIGRTGAPEITAVEWPDGGNIAQEEPACGAHYQPYGPVELAYVNAMIAEVALDCLLDPPAQSFSRVFVASPRRIASLGGQLTEGWRSAFGEVEEGVRTVNRRWPSARCVACGPKRLDEVA from the coding sequence ATGCCTGAGGATGGTCTCCCCCTCGATTGGCGACGGGCGGCGCTCCTGCTCGAAAAGACCCTACGCGAGCGAGCGGGGCAGGCGCCCGAGCGTCTCGACAGTGCAACGATCGCCAGCGACTATCCGAGCCGGGACTGGATCGTCGCCGCTTGGCGGATCAGCGTGGTGTTTTCCGACGGAGTGACCCGCCAAATCGATCTTGTAGCCGGCGCGCTGTTTCCGACAACGCCGGTCAGGACTGCGCTGGTCGACCATCCCGAGCCCATGACGTGGCCGCACGTCGAGAGCGACGGCATTCTGTGCCTATTGCCTAACATGGCCGAGTGGGATCCTGATGATCCCTCCGAGGTCGCGATGGATCTACTAAACCGCTCGGTCCGGCTGACCGAGGAACTGCTGGAAGGCGGCACCGTCGAGCGCGACTTCCGCGAGGAGTTTGTCACCTACTGGGGTTACCGGGTGCATTCGCAGGGCGAAAACCTGTTTAGCCTGGTAGCACCCCAGCCGCCCTCGCGGGTGGTTCATGTGTGGCGCGGCAAGGGTCTCGAAGTCGCCGGAGACGACCAGGACGCGATTGCGAAATGGGTGCGTAACCGCTTTGGCGACAAAACTCCGGTGAAGACGGAAGCCGCCGCGTTCCTCTGGCTCGACGCGCCACTGCTTCCTGCGGAATACCCGGAGACTGCCACCGATCTGTACCGCTTAGCTGAAAGGCTCGATGGCGGGGCAAAGATGGTATTGGAGGAGGCGGCAAAAGGCGAGCCGGATGAGGTGCTGGCGCTGCTTGGCGCGATTGGACGCGGGGGTGCCGCGTTAATCGCGGTAAGGGCGCACAATCCAAAGCGGCGCAAGGGCCGGCCGCGAGCGCCTGACGAACCCCTCTCCGTGGGATTTCGGCCTGGTCATACCCCACAGCCGCTGCTGCTCGGCCGCTTTTTCGGAGCGGTTCCGGTCGTCAGAACCCTGGTGCAGCGGGCCGACGCCGATTGGGTGCATGGGCGCGGCCAGGATCCCCGCACGCGCCGGCTGCTCGGCGCAACGGTTGTGGTGATTGGTTGCGGTTCCGTCGGGGCGCCGGTCGCCTGCGCGCTGGCCCAAACGGGCGTCGGCCACCTCATCCTGGTCGACCCCGAGGCGTTAGCCTGGCCCAACGTCGGGCGCCATCCGCTCGGCGCCGCCGCTGTGGGGCGCAACAAGGCCGAAGCTCTGGCCGAAAGGCTGCAGGCCGATTTTCCGCATTTGAAGGTCGAATATCGCGCTTGCAGTCTGCATCAACTAATCGCGCGCAACAAAGATCAGCTAGCAGCGGCCGATATGATCGTCGCCGCGACCGGAAACTGGGTCGCAGAGAGCGCGCTCAATCGCTGGCATGTCCGGCAAGGGCGTGGACGGCCCATTGTCTACGGGTGGACTGAGGCCCATGCCTGCGCCGGCCACGCGGTTGCCATTGGCCAAGGGGATGGCTGCCTTCAATGTCACATCGGGCGTACCGGCGCACCCGAAATCACGGCTGTGGAGTGGCCGGACGGCGGGAATATCGCTCAGGAGGAGCCAGCCTGCGGTGCGCATTATCAGCCCTACGGGCCGGTGGAGTTGGCCTACGTGAACGCGATGATCGCAGAAGTCGCGCTGGATTGTCTTCTCGATCCACCCGCGCAATCTTTCAGTCGTGTATTCGTCGCGTCGCCACGCCGTATCGCGTCACTTGGCGGGCAGCTGACCGAAGGCTGGCGCTCCGCTTTTGGCGAAGTTGAAGAGGGCGTTCGAACGGTCAATCGGCGATGGCCTTCTGCTCGTTGCGTAGCGTGCGGGCCTAAGCGCCTCGACGAGGTGGCCTGA
- a CDS encoding ATP-dependent nuclease, producing MKVHAVSIDNFRGISSAKLVLPDHAVLIGDNNTGKSSVLEAIDLALGPDRLSRRPPVDEHDFYEGKYLAVAPAPAEDGAAPAEPQPAPQITVEVTIIGLSEEQEARFGGNIEWLNVETGDFFTEANPAGVDAANVKAALRVTFIGAYDGEEDDFVGNTYYARSLTEEDTPVPFSKKDKQHCGFLFLRSLRTGSRALSLEHGSLLDIILRLKEIRPQMWEGTIGTLAGFDVAGDPAIGISGVLESIDKSLKKYVPREWGVKPHLKVSNLTREHLRKIVTAFIATGDGAHAAPFFRQGTGTINMLVLAMLSQIAEDKQNVIFAMEEVETAIPPYAQKRIVHELRKLAAQSIVTSHSPYVLEEFKLDETVILSRANDGILKQAQIALPDSVKHKRYRQEFRTRFCEGLLSRRVLIAEGATEASSFPVAARRLSELNAGVYSSLEALGICIIDAGTESQIADLAGLYKGLGKRTFALCDKQTDPAKAAIEAQVERLFMHEEKGIEDLILKNTTQAALERFSNALDWPPHLLQKFPDPKTNLIAALKEYFGWAKGNWGIADFLGQCSEPEIPSWIRDACVTLKALCDPPPAPPSPLQGNGQDAAVEPVE from the coding sequence TTGAAAGTTCACGCTGTATCGATCGATAATTTCCGCGGCATAAGTTCAGCCAAGCTGGTTCTGCCCGATCATGCCGTCCTCATCGGCGACAACAACACCGGCAAATCCTCCGTTCTCGAAGCCATAGATCTCGCTCTTGGGCCGGATCGACTAAGCCGCCGGCCCCCTGTCGACGAGCACGATTTCTATGAGGGCAAGTATCTGGCTGTGGCTCCGGCCCCGGCCGAGGATGGCGCAGCCCCAGCAGAGCCGCAGCCCGCCCCGCAAATCACCGTAGAGGTCACGATCATTGGGCTGTCGGAGGAGCAGGAAGCCCGGTTTGGCGGCAACATCGAGTGGCTCAACGTCGAAACCGGAGACTTTTTCACGGAAGCAAATCCCGCTGGCGTGGATGCGGCGAACGTCAAGGCGGCGCTGCGCGTCACGTTCATCGGCGCATATGACGGCGAAGAGGACGATTTCGTTGGCAATACCTATTACGCGCGCAGCCTGACGGAGGAAGATACTCCCGTACCCTTCTCTAAGAAGGACAAACAGCACTGCGGTTTCCTCTTCCTGCGCTCGCTGCGCACGGGCTCGCGGGCGCTCAGCCTGGAGCATGGCAGCCTGCTCGACATCATCTTGCGGTTGAAGGAAATTCGGCCGCAAATGTGGGAAGGCACGATCGGCACGCTCGCCGGATTCGATGTCGCGGGCGATCCCGCGATCGGCATTTCGGGCGTGCTCGAAAGTATCGACAAGTCGCTGAAGAAATATGTGCCGCGGGAATGGGGCGTTAAGCCCCATCTCAAGGTCTCGAACCTCACGCGCGAGCATCTGCGCAAGATCGTGACCGCCTTCATCGCCACCGGAGATGGCGCACATGCCGCACCCTTCTTCCGGCAGGGCACCGGCACGATCAACATGCTGGTGCTGGCGATGCTGTCGCAGATCGCCGAGGACAAACAGAACGTCATCTTCGCGATGGAGGAGGTCGAGACCGCGATTCCGCCATATGCCCAGAAGCGGATCGTTCACGAACTGCGCAAGCTGGCGGCCCAATCGATCGTCACCTCGCACTCGCCCTATGTCCTTGAAGAGTTCAAGCTCGACGAGACGGTGATCCTGTCGCGGGCGAATGATGGCATCCTTAAGCAGGCCCAGATCGCGCTGCCCGACAGCGTGAAGCACAAGCGCTATCGCCAGGAGTTTCGGACGCGGTTTTGCGAGGGCCTGCTGTCGCGGCGTGTCCTCATCGCCGAAGGCGCGACCGAGGCGAGTTCGTTTCCGGTCGCGGCCCGCCGGCTCTCTGAATTGAACGCCGGCGTCTATTCGTCGCTCGAAGCGCTCGGCATCTGCATCATCGATGCGGGCACCGAATCGCAGATCGCCGATCTCGCGGGGCTCTATAAGGGTCTCGGTAAGCGGACGTTCGCACTTTGCGACAAGCAGACCGACCCCGCGAAGGCCGCAATCGAAGCCCAGGTCGAACGCCTTTTCATGCACGAGGAAAAGGGCATCGAGGACCTAATCCTCAAGAACACGACCCAGGCCGCGCTTGAACGCTTTTCCAATGCGCTCGATTGGCCGCCGCACCTGTTGCAGAAGTTCCCCGATCCTAAGACCAACCTCATCGCCGCGCTGAAGGAGTATTTCGGCTGGGCGAAGGGAAATTGGGGGATCGCGGATTTCCTCGGCCAATGCTCCGAGCCCGAAATCCCATCGTGGATTCGCGACGCCTGCGTGACCCTCAAGGCGCTCTGCGATCCACCGCCCGCACCGCCGTCGCCTCTGCAGGGGAATGGCCAGGACGCCGCCGTCGAGCCCGTCGAATAG
- a CDS encoding helix-turn-helix transcriptional regulator, producing the protein MDENGERRRWGVQRRLEFIDFRLFWDGRFNRSDLSATFAISAQQASADISQYEKISPANLRYDRAEKAYIRTDGFSPAFIGQTIERYLLQLVAIENRWMRPEDTWFDAIPPVEVITLGRRPTDPTVLLRVLDAIRKRQEIDIGYASLTGSVQPSRTIAPHALAHSAGRWYVRSWSKDHNDFRDYNLNRIAAVSDNRPAAIDPTLDFEWVHKINLDIRPNPKLSPERRAAVAAEHGMTDGRLLRPCRLSLSFYLMSEYNLDVEAGVLKPEKQQIVLQNRDEVTQARALSRQMSIEALTRALQVN; encoded by the coding sequence ATGGATGAGAATGGCGAGCGTCGGCGCTGGGGTGTTCAAAGGCGCCTTGAGTTCATAGACTTCAGGCTGTTCTGGGACGGCCGCTTCAACCGTAGCGACCTCTCGGCCACTTTCGCTATCTCAGCCCAGCAGGCGTCAGCCGACATATCGCAGTACGAGAAGATCTCGCCTGCTAATTTGCGATACGATCGCGCAGAGAAGGCCTACATTCGTACCGATGGCTTCTCGCCCGCGTTCATTGGCCAAACGATTGAGCGCTACCTGTTGCAGTTGGTGGCCATCGAGAACCGATGGATGCGCCCAGAAGATACTTGGTTCGATGCGATTCCACCGGTCGAGGTTATTACTCTAGGCCGGCGGCCAACCGACCCGACGGTTCTGTTGCGCGTGCTGGACGCGATCCGGAAACGGCAGGAGATCGACATCGGCTATGCATCGCTCACCGGTTCAGTGCAGCCCTCTAGAACGATCGCTCCTCACGCACTCGCTCATAGTGCTGGTCGTTGGTACGTCCGCTCGTGGTCTAAAGACCACAACGACTTCCGCGACTACAATCTGAACCGCATAGCGGCCGTCAGCGATAACCGGCCCGCTGCGATTGATCCGACCCTCGATTTTGAGTGGGTCCATAAAATCAACCTCGACATCCGGCCTAACCCGAAACTTTCGCCCGAACGCCGGGCGGCCGTAGCAGCCGAGCACGGTATGACGGACGGAAGGCTGTTGCGGCCGTGTCGCTTGAGCCTCAGCTTTTACCTGATGAGCGAGTATAATCTCGACGTCGAGGCGGGCGTTCTTAAGCCGGAAAAGCAGCAGATCGTGCTGCAAAATCGGGACGAGGTGACTCAGGCCCGAGCTCTATCGCGTCAGATGTCGATCGAAGCGTTGACGCGTGCCTTGCAGGTGAACTGA
- a CDS encoding patatin-like phospholipase family protein, with protein sequence MGEDEQNQRADRPYRVLSLDGGGMRGIYTAAFLARLTDQFARIRGESALDLGRGFDLITGTSTGAIVGCALAVGRPMTEVVALYREHGPKIFPHRIAGKRSAIYRASQGSRFVREGDKALREALRGVLDDVTMIDVFEGRGISLAIPTVLMSEHRAWVFKKTPKSGVRDDRYPLVDVCMATSAAPIYRSLAAIDDPNDPGGPKQVFADGGLWANNPIMVGLVDALTVAPPDRPIEIYSLGTCPRPEGDHLDAESAHRSMLDWSLGADVAPLSISAQEFAFDHMARLLTNAISNCGRSIRRVRFPNKPVPASMMPYLALDDSRPEAMDRLVGQAHTDADLTKSACDDSNSADGCMIRQLMHDLPAMPATGAVWRPAFTDK encoded by the coding sequence ATGGGGGAAGACGAGCAAAATCAGAGGGCTGACCGGCCTTACCGCGTACTTAGTTTGGATGGCGGGGGGATGCGGGGCATCTATACAGCGGCGTTTCTCGCCCGCCTGACTGATCAGTTCGCGCGAATTCGAGGCGAATCGGCCCTCGATCTGGGACGTGGCTTCGACTTGATCACCGGGACCAGCACCGGCGCGATCGTCGGCTGCGCACTGGCCGTCGGGCGGCCTATGACGGAAGTGGTGGCGCTTTATCGTGAGCACGGCCCCAAGATCTTTCCTCATCGGATCGCGGGGAAGCGTAGTGCGATCTACCGAGCGAGCCAAGGCAGCCGCTTCGTACGCGAGGGCGACAAGGCGTTGCGCGAAGCGCTGCGCGGCGTGCTCGACGACGTAACCATGATCGACGTATTCGAAGGTCGCGGCATCTCGCTCGCGATCCCGACAGTACTGATGAGCGAGCACCGGGCGTGGGTCTTCAAGAAGACTCCCAAGAGCGGCGTACGCGACGATCGCTATCCGCTGGTGGACGTTTGCATGGCGACGAGCGCCGCGCCAATCTACCGCTCGCTCGCCGCCATCGACGACCCAAACGATCCGGGCGGGCCAAAGCAGGTGTTCGCCGACGGGGGGCTTTGGGCCAATAATCCGATAATGGTCGGGCTCGTGGACGCGCTGACGGTGGCGCCGCCCGACCGTCCGATCGAGATCTACTCACTCGGCACATGTCCGCGTCCCGAGGGTGATCACCTCGACGCAGAGAGCGCGCACCGCTCCATGCTCGACTGGTCGCTGGGTGCTGACGTCGCGCCGCTCAGCATCTCGGCACAGGAGTTCGCCTTCGACCACATGGCGCGGCTTTTAACGAACGCCATCAGCAACTGCGGCCGCTCGATCCGTCGCGTGCGCTTTCCCAACAAGCCGGTTCCGGCAAGCATGATGCCGTATCTTGCCCTCGACGACTCCCGCCCAGAGGCGATGGACCGGCTGGTCGGCCAGGCGCACACCGACGCCGATCTGACCAAGAGCGCCTGCGACGATTCCAACAGCGCCGACGGGTGCATGATTCGTCAACTCATGCACGATCTGCCGGCGATGCCGGCCACCGGCGCCGTCTGGCGTCCCGCTTTCACTGACAAATAG